One Micromonospora craniellae genomic region harbors:
- a CDS encoding response regulator — translation MTRVVVVDDQTLIRQGIRGLLEVADIDVVGEADDGRAALAVVAETTPDVILLDLRMPRFDGIWTLERLRAADVDIPVLVLTTFDDDELVLAALRAGARGYLLKDVTLDQLTRAIRTLADGGTLIAPSITDRMLRAIRSGPSPVGPPGGHVPGLTEREQEVLRLVAQGYSNREIAEVLFLAEGTVKNHISTILTKLGARDRTNAVLRALHEGILD, via the coding sequence ATGACCCGGGTGGTGGTCGTCGACGACCAGACGCTCATCCGGCAGGGCATCCGGGGGCTGCTGGAGGTCGCCGACATCGACGTGGTCGGCGAGGCCGACGACGGTCGGGCCGCGCTGGCGGTCGTCGCCGAGACCACGCCGGACGTGATCCTGCTCGACCTGCGGATGCCCCGCTTCGACGGCATCTGGACGCTCGAACGGCTCCGCGCCGCCGACGTCGATATCCCGGTGCTGGTGCTGACCACGTTCGACGACGACGAACTGGTGCTGGCGGCTCTCCGCGCGGGCGCCCGCGGCTATCTGCTCAAGGACGTGACGCTGGACCAGCTCACCCGGGCCATTCGGACGCTCGCCGACGGCGGGACGCTGATCGCCCCGTCGATCACCGACCGGATGCTGCGGGCGATCCGCTCCGGGCCGTCACCGGTCGGGCCGCCCGGGGGGCACGTGCCCGGCCTCACCGAACGCGAGCAGGAGGTGCTGCGGCTCGTCGCACAGGGCTACAGCAACCGGGAGATCGCCGAGGTGCTGTTCCTGGCGGAGGGGACCGTGAAGAACCACATCTCCACCATCCTCACCAAGCTCGGCGCGCGGGACCGGACGAACGCGGTGCTGCGCGCCCTGCACGAGGGCATCCTCGACTGA
- a CDS encoding ABC transporter ATP-binding protein yields MTNAEPAILAENLAKSYGSTRAVADVSLRVDVGEAVGVLGTNGAGKTTAVEMIAGLRVPERGRVRVLGLDPRADRRRVRQVLGVQLQHAHLHGALRVTELVDLYRSFYPDPRPTDELLDMVDLAGQRKASFDKLSGGQQQRLSIALALAGRPRVVILDELTTGLDPKARRRMWATIEQLRSEGVSVLLVSHAMEEVERLCDRVAVLDAGRVIALGTPAGLVEQTGTANLDDAFVALTGKELDLEEAA; encoded by the coding sequence ATGACCAATGCCGAACCGGCGATCCTCGCCGAGAACCTCGCCAAGAGTTACGGATCGACCCGGGCGGTGGCCGATGTGAGCCTCCGGGTCGACGTCGGGGAGGCGGTCGGCGTCCTCGGCACCAACGGCGCCGGGAAGACCACGGCGGTCGAGATGATCGCCGGGCTACGCGTACCCGAACGGGGGCGGGTACGCGTGCTCGGCCTCGATCCCCGGGCCGACCGGCGGCGCGTGCGGCAGGTGCTCGGTGTGCAGCTCCAGCACGCGCACCTGCACGGCGCGCTGCGGGTCACCGAACTGGTCGACCTGTACCGCAGCTTCTATCCCGACCCTCGCCCGACCGACGAGTTGCTGGACATGGTCGACCTGGCCGGACAGCGGAAGGCGTCGTTCGACAAGCTCTCCGGCGGCCAGCAGCAGCGGCTCTCGATCGCTCTCGCGCTGGCCGGACGCCCGCGCGTGGTGATCCTCGACGAGCTGACCACCGGCCTGGACCCGAAGGCCCGCCGCCGCATGTGGGCGACGATCGAGCAGCTCCGCTCCGAGGGGGTGAGCGTGCTGCTGGTCAGCCACGCCATGGAGGAGGTGGAGCGGCTGTGTGACCGGGTCGCCGTCCTCGACGCCGGCCGCGTCATCGCGCTGGGCACCCCTGCGGGCCTGGTCGAGCAGACCGGCACCGCCAACCTGGACGACGCGTTCGTCGCGCTCACCGGCAAGGAACTCGACCTGGAGGAAGCCGCATGA
- a CDS encoding ABC transporter permease, translating to MTTIVAHRPGMRSLLTLIRCEAKMVMRDTPGLVVPLCLPLLIMLTSAGSANEQEVSGGLTALDLFVLPLVLTMVIALIGIINMPSFLAYYRRSGILRRLGVTPASPAMVLAAQVIVSLLQAVVGIAAAVALAFLVFGANAPVDVGAALGVTALAIAAMYSAGMIVAAVAPTPNSAVAIGLVAFFLLGALGGMFGGPDSLPGPLADIGRWLPFGATVEALGAAWEGTPVGVGQLLGLGVTVVLGATIAGLLFRWE from the coding sequence ATGACCACCATCGTCGCCCACCGACCGGGGATGCGCTCGCTGCTGACGTTGATCCGCTGCGAGGCGAAGATGGTCATGCGGGACACCCCCGGGCTGGTCGTCCCGCTGTGCCTTCCCCTGCTGATCATGCTGACCAGCGCCGGTTCGGCGAACGAGCAGGAAGTCTCGGGTGGGCTGACCGCGCTGGACCTGTTCGTCCTCCCGCTCGTGCTCACCATGGTCATCGCGCTCATCGGCATCATCAACATGCCGAGCTTCCTGGCCTACTACCGGCGCTCCGGCATCCTGCGCCGGCTCGGCGTGACGCCCGCCTCACCGGCCATGGTGCTGGCCGCGCAGGTGATCGTCAGCCTGCTCCAGGCGGTCGTCGGCATCGCCGCCGCCGTCGCGCTCGCCTTCCTGGTGTTCGGCGCGAACGCCCCGGTCGACGTCGGCGCGGCGCTCGGCGTGACGGCCCTGGCGATTGCCGCCATGTACAGCGCCGGCATGATCGTCGCGGCGGTCGCGCCCACCCCGAACTCCGCCGTCGCCATCGGCCTGGTCGCGTTCTTCCTCCTCGGTGCCCTCGGCGGGATGTTCGGCGGACCGGACTCGCTGCCGGGCCCGCTCGCCGACATCGGTCGCTGGCTGCCGTTCGGCGCCACCGTCGAAGCCCTCGGCGCCGCCTGGGAGGGCACGCCGGTCGGAGTCGGTCAACTGCTCGGCCTGGGCGTGACGGTCGTGCTCGGCGCGACGATCGCGGGCCTGCTGTTCCGCTGGGAGTGA
- a CDS encoding S1 family peptidase: MIRRQLLRAATVALAAVLAATGVQVATAGASAARPADHDAGPAGELRTEDTDFGTFVVGGRPATENYPWLVYTSGCTATLIKANWVVTAKHCPTPSSVRVGSVNRSSGGVVVGVSRAVNHPTIDVKLFQLASSVSYAPARIPTTSGAVGTATRIIGWGQTCAPRGCGPAPVVANELDTSIVADSRCSGINGPYEICTNNTNGNAGACYGDSGGPQVRRVNGVWQVIGATSRAGNNSSTCATAPSIYGDLPSIRSWINTQVGGLPV, from the coding sequence ATGATCCGACGACAACTGCTGCGTGCGGCCACCGTCGCGCTGGCGGCGGTGCTGGCGGCGACCGGTGTGCAGGTGGCCACCGCCGGTGCCTCCGCCGCCCGACCCGCCGACCACGACGCCGGCCCGGCCGGCGAACTCCGGACCGAGGACACGGACTTCGGCACCTTCGTGGTCGGTGGTCGGCCGGCCACCGAGAACTACCCGTGGCTGGTCTACACCTCCGGCTGCACCGCCACCCTGATCAAGGCCAACTGGGTGGTCACCGCCAAGCACTGCCCGACCCCGTCGTCGGTGCGGGTGGGCAGCGTCAACCGCAGCAGCGGTGGCGTCGTGGTCGGCGTGAGCCGGGCCGTCAACCACCCCACCATCGACGTCAAGCTGTTCCAGCTCGCCAGCTCGGTCAGCTACGCACCGGCCCGGATCCCGACCACCTCCGGCGCCGTCGGCACCGCCACCCGCATCATCGGCTGGGGCCAGACCTGCGCACCCCGTGGCTGCGGCCCCGCGCCAGTGGTGGCGAACGAGTTGGACACCTCGATCGTGGCCGACAGCCGGTGCAGCGGCATCAACGGTCCGTACGAGATCTGCACCAACAACACCAACGGCAACGCCGGCGCCTGCTACGGCGACTCGGGTGGCCCGCAGGTGCGCCGGGTCAACGGCGTGTGGCAGGTGATCGGCGCGACCAGCCGGGCCGGCAACAACAGTTCCACCTGCGCCACTGCCCCCTCCATCTACGGTGACCTCCCCTCCATCCGCTCCTGGATCAACACCCAGGTCGGCGGCCTCCCCGTCTGA
- a CDS encoding Na+/H+ antiporter subunit E codes for MTPAPPTDPPNPPLTRAARWRNRVVAVTVLVAVWVLLWGHFTVANIISGLVVAAILIAVFPLPPVTFAGRLHPVGMLRFWVRFLSDLVVASAQIAWLAFRPGHVPRSAIIAVPLRVNTDLNLTLTAEALSLVPGSLILEADRDTGTLFVHVINVGSLDGVERFRRDVLALEARIIEAIGSADELRRVRANPDPTPPADLEGAAT; via the coding sequence ATGACCCCAGCCCCGCCGACCGACCCGCCGAACCCACCACTGACCCGGGCGGCGCGATGGCGTAACCGTGTCGTCGCGGTGACCGTGCTGGTCGCCGTATGGGTGCTCCTCTGGGGCCACTTCACCGTAGCCAACATCATCAGCGGACTGGTGGTGGCCGCGATCCTCATCGCGGTCTTCCCGCTGCCGCCGGTGACCTTCGCCGGTCGGCTCCACCCGGTGGGGATGCTGCGCTTCTGGGTGCGTTTCCTCAGCGACCTGGTGGTCGCCTCCGCCCAGATCGCCTGGCTGGCGTTCCGGCCCGGCCACGTCCCGCGCAGCGCCATCATCGCGGTGCCGCTCCGGGTGAACACGGACCTCAACCTCACCCTCACCGCCGAGGCGTTGTCGCTGGTGCCGGGGAGCCTGATCCTGGAGGCCGACCGAGACACCGGCACCCTGTTCGTCCACGTGATCAACGTGGGCAGCCTGGATGGGGTGGAGCGGTTCCGGCGCGACGTGTTGGCGCTGGAGGCCCGCATCATCGAGGCCATCGGCTCCGCCGACGAGCTGCGCCGCGTCCGCGCCAATCCCGATCCGACCCCACCGGCCGACCTGGAAGGGGCAGCGACATGA
- a CDS encoding sensor histidine kinase, with protein MRRVGTEEWSAIALLVVAIAVAAPVLFGAVDTDVPRLLWIALFVLHLAALLTAVAVERAGPLCNRAFAVAVLASWAVVLALPNAGLLPVLLVFTAAVSVYLVPLRVGLAIVALNTVVIAVSLPAAAFRSPEAVVVIGFYLLIQLASMLSSTTLVREQRMRRELAEAHVELQAASVLLSESARTAERLRISRELHDQIGHQLTVLTLELETARHLDGEASRTHVERANRVARELLGDVRTTVGRLRTEPPDLERALRRMARDLPGLDVSVDVSPAVRVDEEESAAFVRATQEIVTNTIRHAGARELWISVTADTRGTVLEARDDGRGAPNLVLGNGLRGLRERFQALGGDLAVDGRTGFRVTARVPAA; from the coding sequence GTGCGACGCGTCGGAACGGAGGAGTGGTCCGCCATCGCCCTGCTCGTGGTGGCGATCGCCGTCGCTGCGCCCGTCCTGTTCGGGGCCGTCGACACCGATGTCCCCCGGCTCCTGTGGATCGCGCTGTTCGTCCTCCACCTCGCCGCGCTGCTCACCGCTGTCGCCGTCGAGCGGGCCGGTCCGCTGTGTAACAGGGCGTTCGCCGTGGCCGTGCTGGCGTCCTGGGCGGTGGTTCTCGCGTTGCCGAACGCGGGGCTGCTGCCGGTGCTGCTGGTGTTCACCGCAGCGGTAAGCGTGTACCTGGTGCCACTGCGGGTGGGGCTGGCCATCGTCGCCCTCAACACCGTGGTGATCGCCGTGAGTCTGCCGGCGGCCGCGTTCCGGTCGCCGGAGGCCGTCGTGGTGATCGGCTTCTACCTGCTCATCCAGTTGGCCAGCATGCTCAGTTCGACCACCCTGGTGCGTGAGCAGCGGATGCGCCGCGAGTTGGCCGAGGCGCACGTGGAGTTGCAGGCCGCGAGCGTGCTGCTGTCCGAGTCCGCCCGGACGGCCGAACGCCTGCGGATCTCGCGGGAGCTGCACGACCAGATCGGTCACCAGTTGACCGTCCTGACGCTGGAGCTGGAGACGGCCCGGCACCTCGACGGCGAGGCGTCGCGTACCCACGTGGAGCGGGCCAACCGGGTCGCCCGCGAGCTGCTCGGCGACGTACGCACCACGGTCGGGCGGCTGCGCACCGAGCCGCCCGACCTGGAGCGAGCGTTACGGCGGATGGCGCGCGACCTGCCGGGACTCGACGTGTCGGTGGACGTCTCGCCGGCCGTACGGGTGGACGAGGAGGAGAGCGCGGCGTTCGTGCGGGCCACCCAGGAGATCGTCACGAACACCATCCGGCACGCCGGGGCGCGGGAGTTGTGGATCTCGGTGACCGCCGACACCCGCGGCACCGTGCTGGAGGCCCGCGACGACGGACGCGGTGCGCCGAACCTGGTGCTCGGCAACGGACTACGGGGGCTGCGCGAACGCTTCCAGGCACTCGGTGGCGACCTGGCCGTCGACGGGCGGACCGGGTTCCGGGTGACCGCACGGGTGCCGGCCGCATGA
- a CDS encoding monovalent cation/H+ antiporter complex subunit F gives MTAVAVTVTVLLAVAGGLTLARIIRGPSILDRAVATDVLLAIIVTAIAAEAAYSRDATALPVLVVLAVLGFVGSVSVARFAARRNTK, from the coding sequence ATGACCGCCGTCGCCGTGACCGTCACCGTGTTGCTCGCGGTGGCGGGCGGACTCACCCTGGCCCGCATCATCCGGGGCCCGTCGATCCTCGACCGGGCCGTGGCCACCGACGTCCTGCTGGCCATCATCGTCACCGCGATCGCCGCCGAGGCCGCCTACAGCCGGGACGCCACCGCCCTGCCGGTGCTGGTGGTCCTCGCGGTCCTCGGCTTCGTGGGGTCGGTCAGCGTCGCCCGATTCGCCGCGCGGAGAAACACCAAATGA
- the mnhG gene encoding monovalent cation/H(+) antiporter subunit G, producing the protein MSLDAILDIVAAVCLISGALLSLAAGVALVRFPDLLTRMHAAAKPQVLGLLLVLVGCALRLRTGVDITTLVLVGVFQLATAPVAAHMVGRAAYPHDDIRTDLLLTDELAAHLDRVGGDQGEGARV; encoded by the coding sequence ATGAGTCTGGACGCCATCCTCGACATCGTCGCCGCCGTCTGCCTGATCAGCGGCGCGCTGCTCAGCCTCGCCGCCGGGGTGGCGCTGGTGCGCTTCCCCGACCTGCTCACCCGGATGCACGCCGCGGCCAAGCCGCAGGTCCTCGGGCTGCTGCTGGTGCTGGTCGGCTGCGCGTTGCGGCTGCGTACCGGGGTGGACATCACCACCCTGGTGCTGGTCGGCGTCTTCCAGTTGGCCACCGCGCCGGTGGCGGCGCACATGGTCGGCCGGGCCGCGTACCCGCACGACGACATCCGGACCGATCTGCTGCTCACCGACGAACTCGCCGCCCACCTGGACCGGGTCGGCGGCGACCAGGGCGAGGGCGCCCGCGTCTGA
- a CDS encoding ion transporter, which yields MTRTVRGPLYRLAVRGQAVVGAPWFNLASFAVVIVNAVALGLETYGHVVATVGTGLRAVEYVCLSLFVLELLVRFGAHAPAPGGFFRDRWNVFDLVIVAAPLLPGVRENVTLLRLLRLARIVRAFRLFPSLRVILVGIRRSLPGLASFLLVTALLLYGYAMLGWMLFGTAYPEEYGTVGQAMLTLFLLLSLDGITDTLQAGRDVTEWAVLYYVSYMVAACYLLTNLLVGLVLTALQEAHQDEQVAAQRAGRPTGGHAEDEPSVREQLARVQAIITDLERRLPDRVPAGPPAVRADAAPEVGTLVLPPAPPQRRARTRARRKRR from the coding sequence ATGACGCGCACTGTCCGTGGTCCGTTGTATCGGCTCGCCGTACGCGGCCAGGCCGTCGTCGGTGCGCCCTGGTTCAACCTGGCCAGCTTCGCCGTGGTCATCGTCAACGCGGTGGCGTTGGGCCTGGAGACGTACGGGCACGTCGTGGCGACCGTGGGCACCGGGCTGCGGGCCGTCGAGTACGTCTGCCTCTCGCTGTTCGTGCTGGAACTGCTGGTACGGTTCGGGGCCCACGCGCCGGCCCCCGGCGGCTTCTTCCGGGACCGGTGGAACGTGTTCGACCTGGTGATCGTGGCTGCGCCGCTGCTGCCCGGCGTGCGGGAGAACGTGACCCTGCTCCGGCTGCTGCGGCTGGCCCGGATCGTGCGCGCGTTCCGGCTCTTCCCGAGCCTGCGCGTGATACTGGTCGGCATCCGGCGCAGCCTGCCCGGTCTGGCCAGTTTCCTGCTGGTCACCGCGCTGCTGCTGTACGGGTACGCGATGCTCGGATGGATGCTGTTCGGCACCGCCTACCCGGAGGAGTACGGCACGGTCGGGCAGGCCATGCTCACGCTGTTCCTGCTGCTGTCGCTGGACGGCATCACCGACACGCTCCAGGCGGGCCGCGACGTCACCGAGTGGGCGGTGCTCTACTACGTCTCCTACATGGTGGCCGCCTGCTACCTGCTCACCAATCTGCTGGTCGGACTGGTGCTGACCGCGTTGCAGGAGGCGCACCAGGACGAGCAGGTCGCCGCGCAGCGGGCCGGTCGGCCGACCGGCGGTCACGCCGAGGACGAGCCGTCGGTGCGGGAGCAGTTGGCCCGCGTACAGGCGATCATCACCGACCTGGAACGGCGGCTGCCGGACCGTGTCCCGGCCGGTCCGCCGGCCGTGCGGGCCGACGCCGCGCCGGAGGTCGGCACGCTCGTCCTGCCGCCGGCACCACCGCAGCGGCGGGCCCGGACGAGGGCCCGCCGCAAACGGCGGTGA